From the Leptospira sp. WS60.C2 genome, one window contains:
- a CDS encoding caspase family protein translates to MFSLRNIFVCILSAYLIGLPVFAQNRYALFIGTNYKGNTAKIPELNLCEADANFLKEKIQKKGNFKDIKVLLGSMVTRDNVKNAIAQLGKVVGKEDSVFLYFSGHGMYMKDAKAKNGMRNYLICYDRPHISDEELNEFLTQIKSPKTVLVMDCCYSGGIAKKGKNTRGAAEIPIAQGNDGVVRQNAEDYFFQDKAVISSSDDDQTSIEVGGTINHGIFTYNFGNALEKADLNKDSVVTALEAFFVAKEETVKMARQFNHEQTPQVSGNAAGIFLSGSPTPQTPPPKPPNVVVNVPITPVENTTPSNNTTTTPPVAPEPEPTPPNETTVVIPPIIEVEPPAPPSVSTGNILIRTSIIKDKSYGGATTKSPYDLLNKQGKLRSSTPEDKVRAIKVLVDDQEYKAQVSTEKSKIWGSITKNGTLIPGDIYNVKIDNLPAGVHQIEIRADNYPIYKTATAVIPKQTVTVDAMSSMDGFGAIRGRVFYKTLDNPIEKHPIYMPTVVSTNQIFKVTTDKDGYFWFTNLKPGKYEIRASFMEEMKLENSEIVVKPGELTTVDIILNKKLSYTKTKY, encoded by the coding sequence ATGTTTTCGTTACGAAACATATTTGTTTGTATTCTATCTGCCTATCTCATCGGTTTACCGGTGTTTGCGCAGAACCGTTATGCGTTGTTCATAGGAACGAACTACAAAGGGAACACGGCCAAAATCCCTGAGTTGAATCTCTGTGAAGCCGATGCGAATTTTTTAAAAGAGAAAATTCAAAAAAAAGGGAACTTTAAGGATATCAAAGTCCTGTTAGGTTCCATGGTGACACGCGACAATGTAAAAAATGCAATCGCCCAATTAGGCAAAGTGGTTGGGAAAGAGGATTCGGTTTTTTTATACTTCTCTGGTCACGGGATGTACATGAAAGATGCGAAGGCCAAAAATGGAATGCGAAACTACTTAATTTGTTATGATCGCCCGCATATTTCTGATGAAGAACTCAATGAATTTTTAACCCAAATCAAGTCCCCAAAAACTGTCCTTGTGATGGACTGTTGTTATTCTGGTGGGATTGCCAAAAAAGGAAAAAACACACGTGGTGCCGCAGAGATTCCGATCGCCCAAGGCAATGACGGAGTTGTTCGACAAAACGCGGAAGATTATTTTTTCCAAGACAAAGCTGTGATTTCATCCTCAGATGATGACCAAACTTCGATCGAAGTGGGAGGAACCATCAATCATGGGATCTTTACCTACAATTTTGGAAATGCGTTAGAAAAAGCAGACCTGAACAAAGACAGTGTCGTTACCGCTTTGGAAGCATTCTTTGTGGCTAAGGAAGAGACGGTGAAAATGGCCCGCCAGTTCAACCATGAACAAACACCACAAGTCTCAGGAAATGCGGCGGGGATTTTTCTTTCTGGATCCCCTACACCACAAACTCCTCCACCGAAACCACCTAATGTTGTGGTAAACGTGCCGATCACACCTGTGGAAAACACAACTCCATCGAACAACACAACCACAACACCACCAGTAGCTCCAGAGCCGGAGCCAACGCCACCCAATGAGACCACTGTTGTCATCCCTCCCATCATTGAAGTGGAACCTCCTGCACCACCATCGGTGTCCACAGGAAACATTTTGATTCGCACTTCCATCATCAAAGACAAGTCATATGGTGGGGCAACGACTAAGTCTCCTTATGACTTACTCAACAAACAAGGAAAACTTAGATCCTCCACTCCAGAAGACAAAGTTCGGGCGATCAAGGTTCTTGTGGATGACCAAGAATACAAAGCCCAAGTCTCAACGGAAAAGTCCAAGATTTGGGGATCCATTACTAAAAATGGAACATTGATTCCCGGTGACATTTACAATGTCAAAATAGATAACCTACCAGCAGGTGTGCACCAAATCGAAATTAGAGCGGACAATTATCCGATCTACAAAACAGCCACAGCAGTGATTCCAAAACAAACGGTAACAGTGGATGCGATGAGTTCTATGGATGGATTTGGAGCCATTCGAGGGCGTGTGTTTTACAAAACTTTGGACAATCCAATTGAAAAACACCCGATCTATATGCCAACCGTTGTGTCCACGAACCAAATCTTCAAGGTCACTACCGATAAAGATGGATACTTTTGGTTTACCAACTTAAAACCAGGGAAATATGAAATCAGAGCGAGTTTCATGGAAGAAATGAAATTGGAAAACTCGGAGATCGTTGTAAAACCAGGGGAGTTAACTACGGTAGACATCATCCTCAATAAAAAATTGAGTTATACCAAGACCAAATACTAA
- a CDS encoding cell division protein FtsQ/DivIB produces MVDTPQEIKEKRFGRVIPVLLVLSGLLALGLIFRWGRPVKPVVRLEWEGLQYLTPPDLLVYLGTESGSPNFGEWKDWEKKLSSHPRIQKVRITRDPEGFLLVHVEEKIAEFVIHVGSSLFEVDESLQILSRNSVLNTHLIVISGSFTVGEQKLEGRQIFDITKEMRYALSLYPALSTRISELVAERDGNYTMYLKSPKPMKVYLGDKLELNVFRKLYASLAYMEAESIKAVSIDLRGEDAVYH; encoded by the coding sequence ATGGTTGACACTCCCCAAGAAATCAAAGAAAAACGATTTGGGCGTGTGATTCCGGTCCTTCTCGTCCTTTCTGGCCTTTTGGCCTTGGGCCTAATCTTTCGTTGGGGAAGGCCTGTGAAACCTGTGGTTCGTTTGGAATGGGAAGGTTTACAATACCTCACTCCACCCGATCTTTTGGTCTATTTAGGAACGGAATCAGGGTCACCAAACTTTGGTGAGTGGAAAGATTGGGAGAAAAAACTCTCTAGTCACCCTCGGATTCAGAAAGTTCGAATCACGAGAGATCCGGAAGGATTTTTACTGGTTCATGTAGAGGAGAAAATCGCAGAATTTGTCATACATGTAGGAAGTTCTCTTTTTGAAGTGGATGAAAGTTTGCAAATTTTATCCCGAAATTCAGTGTTAAATACTCATTTAATCGTGATTAGTGGGTCATTTACAGTAGGAGAACAAAAGCTAGAAGGCAGACAGATTTTTGATATCACTAAAGAAATGCGATACGCTCTTTCTCTTTATCCAGCACTTTCCACTCGAATCTCTGAACTGGTCGCAGAACGTGACGGTAATTATACCATGTATTTAAAATCACCAAAACCTATGAAAGTTTATTTAGGTGATAAATTAGAACTAAATGTATTTCGAAAGTTATATGCTTCTCTTGCCTATATGGAAGCAGAATCGATAAAAGCTGTTTCGATTGATTTAAGGGGAGAAGACGCAGTTTACCATTAA
- a CDS encoding MBOAT family protein, whose amino-acid sequence MLFNTFVFLLFFLVVYSVFLGFGWFAKKQRWAYRAQNLWLLFASYFFYGWWEWFFLTLIFISTIIDYIAARLIESSNHQIQRRIFLAVSVFANLGLLFTMKYYDFFAVNLIDSWNQIVVWLGGTAATDSSTFLLKNIVLPVGISFYTFQTMSYTIDVYRKQIQAERDFFDFALFVNFFPQLVAGPIERAQDLLPQLKAPKFPTMESVQKGLYDILLGYFMKVYVADNLATYVDQVFLAGKSFYTQNPDIIQGMDGSQVFAGGFLFLTQIYCDFAGYSFIALGISRLLGVTLTVNFETPEFSKTPTEFWNRWHVTLNRWFRDYIYFSLGGSKYGKFAQYRNLCIVFFLSGLWHGANWTFITWGCLQGLYTIVYFVGSPKKKEDLGDKTIEETSSISSKLLQILTGTFSRIFVYTLVSFSAVAFRSYDAHMMGVYFQKFLSVWTWDLSPNNNVKNMFGLWEEYFKIFLPLLILDGITYFKKDRYWLFLAHPLIQAFVLSFMAFLILTRGVFGKEVIYFAF is encoded by the coding sequence ATGCTTTTTAATACCTTTGTCTTTCTGCTCTTCTTTCTCGTGGTGTATTCGGTCTTTTTGGGCTTCGGATGGTTTGCCAAAAAACAAAGATGGGCCTACCGTGCACAAAACCTTTGGTTACTCTTTGCTTCTTATTTTTTTTACGGATGGTGGGAATGGTTTTTTTTAACTCTCATTTTCATTAGTACCATCATTGATTACATTGCCGCAAGACTCATCGAATCTTCTAACCACCAAATTCAAAGGAGGATCTTTCTAGCAGTTTCCGTTTTTGCCAATTTGGGCCTTCTTTTTACTATGAAGTACTATGATTTTTTTGCAGTGAATCTCATCGATTCCTGGAACCAAATTGTGGTATGGCTTGGGGGAACAGCGGCAACGGATTCGAGCACCTTCCTTCTCAAAAACATCGTCCTTCCGGTAGGAATTAGTTTTTATACCTTTCAAACCATGTCGTACACCATCGATGTGTACAGAAAACAAATCCAAGCAGAACGTGATTTTTTTGACTTTGCTTTGTTTGTTAATTTTTTTCCACAACTGGTGGCAGGTCCCATTGAACGGGCACAGGACTTACTCCCTCAGCTGAAAGCACCCAAGTTTCCGACCATGGAAAGTGTCCAAAAAGGTTTGTATGATATCCTCCTTGGTTATTTTATGAAGGTGTATGTTGCGGACAACTTAGCGACGTATGTGGACCAAGTTTTTTTAGCAGGTAAATCCTTTTACACACAAAATCCTGATATCATCCAAGGTATGGATGGCTCACAAGTGTTTGCTGGCGGATTTTTATTTCTAACACAAATTTATTGTGACTTTGCGGGGTATTCGTTTATTGCACTTGGAATCTCTCGTTTGTTAGGTGTGACGCTCACTGTCAATTTTGAAACACCTGAGTTTTCCAAAACGCCCACAGAATTCTGGAATCGTTGGCATGTAACACTGAATCGTTGGTTTCGAGACTATATTTACTTTTCTCTCGGGGGAAGTAAGTATGGAAAGTTTGCTCAGTATCGAAATCTGTGCATTGTTTTCTTTCTCTCAGGTCTTTGGCATGGGGCAAATTGGACCTTTATCACTTGGGGTTGTTTGCAAGGTCTTTATACCATCGTTTATTTTGTAGGTTCGCCTAAGAAAAAAGAAGACTTAGGGGACAAGACAATCGAAGAAACAAGTTCCATCTCATCCAAACTTTTGCAAATCCTCACAGGAACCTTCAGCAGGATTTTTGTTTATACACTTGTTTCGTTTAGTGCTGTTGCCTTTCGTTCTTACGACGCCCATATGATGGGAGTTTACTTCCAAAAATTTTTATCCGTTTGGACTTGGGATTTATCACCGAACAATAATGTTAAAAACATGTTTGGACTTTGGGAAGAGTATTTCAAAATCTTTCTCCCACTTCTCATTTTAGATGGAATTACCTATTTCAAAAAGGATAGGTATTGGCTTTTTTTAGCACACCCACTCATCCAAGCTTTTGTTCTATCGTTTATGGCATTTCTCATCCTCACACGAGGAGTTTTTGGTAAAGAGGTAATCTACTTTGCGTTCTAA
- a CDS encoding RecQ family ATP-dependent DNA helicase, producing MDLISELKTNFGFSEFRPGQREAIESVLDGKDTLAILPTGAGKSLIYQLPASIQKDKLTLVISPLIALMKDQTESLLAKGIPAAFCNSTQDEVEQMTILSKAVRGELRVLLVSPERALSNGFLRIFREFKLFSLVVDEAHCVSQWGHDFRPEYRQIHILRERHPSPNFPILALTATATQKVQSDVQTSLGMQSPNVVLSTFFRPNLKFSVEYPAQERDKADRLMELLEPWKDGRKFPGRAIVYCATRKKTDEVYDLLKDFGFSVGKYHAGRTDGIRERTQNAYTSGKVPILVATNAFGMGMDQPDVRLVVHYQVPASLEAYYQEAGRAGRDGLPSTCVLFYKAGDVATQVFMLSKETNFKGGDTLLKYIKEYANKEVCRQVQLCSYFGETISPCGNCDICTETGVSINRSKFLQSEKVKIQKKNEKREHPLSEWEEETIQHFLKEHPAVFGKNIIAKTLVGKRTKDVLRYRMERNPFHGKLEGIPEEAVVAKLETWVEEKKVLVAGAKYPKLYLANFSKAKVKQNSSTNNDETKSKSIHPKKVPTLHSQILKELMNYRDRKARQLKWKKFMVFQNPVLKRIAERKPKNLSELEATKGVGPAKVERFGTDIIEILSKWD from the coding sequence TTGGATCTTATATCGGAACTCAAAACCAATTTCGGTTTTTCAGAATTTCGCCCAGGCCAAAGAGAAGCGATCGAATCCGTCCTGGATGGCAAAGACACGTTAGCGATTCTGCCAACTGGGGCTGGAAAATCTTTGATTTACCAACTTCCTGCTTCTATCCAAAAAGACAAATTAACACTTGTTATATCTCCTCTCATCGCTTTGATGAAAGACCAAACGGAAAGTTTGCTTGCGAAAGGAATTCCTGCCGCGTTTTGTAATTCCACACAAGACGAAGTGGAACAAATGACAATTCTATCAAAAGCCGTAAGAGGAGAACTTCGCGTTTTACTCGTGTCTCCCGAAAGAGCTTTGTCCAATGGATTTTTAAGAATCTTTCGTGAGTTCAAACTGTTTTCCCTTGTCGTAGATGAAGCACATTGTGTATCCCAGTGGGGACATGATTTTCGACCAGAATACCGCCAAATCCATATCTTACGCGAAAGGCATCCGAGTCCGAATTTTCCCATTTTAGCACTCACTGCGACGGCAACACAAAAAGTGCAATCTGATGTCCAAACCTCTCTAGGAATGCAATCACCTAACGTTGTTCTATCGACATTCTTTCGTCCCAATCTCAAATTCAGTGTTGAATACCCCGCACAAGAACGAGACAAAGCAGATCGTCTTATGGAACTTCTCGAACCTTGGAAGGATGGAAGAAAATTTCCTGGCCGCGCCATTGTGTATTGTGCCACGAGAAAAAAAACAGACGAAGTGTACGATCTTTTAAAAGACTTTGGATTCTCTGTCGGAAAATACCATGCAGGCCGAACAGATGGGATCAGAGAACGCACGCAAAATGCCTACACGTCTGGTAAAGTACCCATCCTTGTTGCGACCAATGCGTTTGGAATGGGAATGGACCAACCAGATGTGCGTCTTGTGGTGCATTACCAAGTGCCAGCATCACTTGAAGCATATTACCAAGAAGCGGGTCGTGCAGGAAGAGATGGACTTCCCTCTACCTGTGTTTTGTTTTATAAAGCAGGAGATGTTGCTACCCAAGTCTTTATGTTGTCCAAAGAAACAAACTTCAAAGGCGGAGACACCTTACTCAAATACATCAAAGAGTATGCCAACAAGGAAGTGTGTCGGCAAGTCCAACTTTGTTCCTATTTTGGAGAAACCATCTCTCCGTGCGGAAACTGTGACATCTGCACCGAAACAGGCGTTAGTATCAATCGCTCTAAGTTTCTCCAATCTGAAAAAGTAAAAATTCAGAAAAAAAATGAAAAAAGAGAACATCCTCTTTCCGAATGGGAAGAAGAAACCATCCAACATTTTTTAAAAGAACATCCAGCAGTGTTTGGTAAAAACATCATTGCCAAAACCTTAGTCGGCAAACGTACGAAAGATGTTTTGCGCTATCGAATGGAACGAAATCCCTTCCACGGAAAATTAGAAGGAATTCCAGAAGAAGCAGTGGTTGCAAAATTGGAAACATGGGTGGAAGAGAAAAAGGTTTTGGTGGCAGGAGCAAAATACCCCAAACTCTATCTTGCCAATTTTTCAAAAGCAAAAGTCAAACAAAACTCCTCAACAAACAACGACGAGACGAAGAGTAAATCGATTCATCCGAAAAAAGTTCCGACACTTCACTCTCAAATTTTAAAAGAACTGATGAATTATCGAGATAGGAAAGCAAGACAACTCAAATGGAAAAAATTTATGGTCTTCCAAAATCCTGTCTTAAAACGAATAGCCGAACGAAAGCCCAAAAACCTATCGGAACTGGAAGCCACGAAAGGGGTTGGCCCTGCCAAAGTGGAACGATTTGGAACTGATATCATTGAAATTCTATCTAAGTGGGACTGA
- a CDS encoding DUF1574 domain-containing protein, whose product MRSKFLGIGLTLLFFLVLEITVRVTGIHYLEQPEIFFVNLKKNFVESGKGDADIVVLGDSRSMALAGYAKDQKTEYSVYNHSLPAMGPKYYRFFLDKYLQKGNKKPKMVLFAASPKLYAEGYGPPLYDPDAKVVKENESIATYLGRRWNEGIEKNFFRTQTKPNVISYSGKQEDANQILWEFFGHRYLHQFTFSELAEQYSGVERLFILSKATPLLYESYRFHGAIRNALSQTNWKVDKNYQARSVFCESCENIEAGLCKPASSQLEDNLTIEDQINRHFGKYNISNRLKPELVLFSKQLVEKDLEWEKKNRPPYQYKKPDFTVLKDLIDYTRSQGIAFGMVYMPWIKERQETRESLDLLSDLKQFFSEHPEAKLFFFPESSYPSERFVDNIHYDCRGEKRVNEEFRQFVLPQVFRFLSSK is encoded by the coding sequence TTGCGTTCTAAATTTTTAGGCATAGGTCTTACTCTTTTATTCTTTTTGGTTTTAGAAATCACAGTTCGTGTGACGGGAATCCATTATTTGGAGCAACCAGAAATTTTCTTTGTGAATCTCAAAAAAAACTTTGTTGAATCGGGAAAAGGTGACGCCGACATTGTTGTGTTAGGTGATTCAAGATCAATGGCACTTGCTGGATATGCCAAAGATCAAAAAACAGAATATTCTGTTTACAATCATAGTTTGCCAGCAATGGGACCGAAGTATTACCGCTTCTTTTTGGACAAATACTTACAAAAGGGTAACAAAAAACCAAAAATGGTTCTATTTGCCGCCTCGCCTAAGTTATATGCAGAAGGTTATGGCCCGCCATTATATGATCCAGATGCAAAGGTTGTCAAAGAAAATGAATCGATTGCAACTTACCTCGGTCGCAGATGGAACGAGGGCATTGAGAAAAACTTCTTTCGTACACAAACAAAACCCAATGTCATTAGTTACAGCGGGAAACAAGAAGACGCGAACCAAATCCTTTGGGAATTTTTTGGACACAGATACTTACACCAATTTACATTTTCGGAACTGGCGGAGCAGTATTCGGGCGTAGAACGTTTGTTTATTCTATCGAAAGCCACTCCACTTTTGTATGAGTCGTATCGATTTCATGGTGCGATTCGCAATGCCCTGAGCCAAACCAATTGGAAAGTTGACAAAAATTACCAGGCTCGCTCTGTCTTTTGTGAATCCTGTGAAAACATTGAAGCGGGCCTTTGCAAACCAGCATCTTCTCAACTGGAAGACAATCTCACCATCGAAGACCAAATCAATCGTCATTTTGGGAAATATAATATTTCCAATCGTTTGAAACCAGAGCTTGTCTTATTTTCCAAACAACTGGTGGAGAAAGATTTGGAGTGGGAAAAGAAAAACAGACCACCGTATCAGTACAAAAAACCTGACTTCACTGTGTTAAAAGATTTAATCGATTACACTCGTTCGCAAGGCATCGCATTCGGAATGGTGTATATGCCTTGGATCAAAGAAAGACAAGAAACGAGAGAGTCCTTGGATCTTCTTTCGGATTTGAAACAATTTTTTTCCGAACATCCTGAGGCAAAACTTTTCTTCTTTCCTGAATCTTCCTACCCTTCGGAGCGTTTTGTAGATAATATCCATTACGATTGCCGAGGAGAAAAACGAGTGAACGAAGAATTTCGCCAATTTGTCCTCCCACAGGTCTTTCGTTTTTTATCTTCCAAATAA
- a CDS encoding amidohydrolase family protein codes for MMEKIAGKIVTHEKEFLGTIEFDESTGLITQVKEGIDPSARVFSDDCVIFPGFVDIHIHAREDVSGKHTYKEDFLSASAAAINGGVIHVADMPNNPVPPIDDESYSAKQALTKKAPIHITLYAGIGPHTKPLTKKVPYKVFMGPSIGELFFHDNPSLEEVIQHYHDQDVSFHCEDPEILIANKDQPTHEQRRPNEAETVATDFALYLIEKYNLKGKLCHYSTKDGLSKIIAAKKRGVKVTCEVTPTHLMFDTDMLTETNHKWFQMNPPLRGREDREAMVKGILDGHIDYLATDHAPHSIEEKQKGTSGISQLDTYGLFVTYMILKLNIPMTMIAKICSKNPGEFVAPYLPKQFGKGVGIINEGYAANFSILNLKKPVEFKKSMIKSKSGWSPFEGFQFPGSIEAVYYLGKEIHAK; via the coding sequence ATTATGGAAAAAATTGCAGGAAAAATCGTTACTCATGAGAAAGAATTTTTAGGTACAATTGAATTTGATGAGTCTACTGGACTCATTACACAAGTGAAGGAAGGTATCGATCCTAGTGCACGAGTCTTTTCCGATGATTGTGTGATTTTTCCTGGTTTTGTTGACATCCACATCCACGCAAGAGAAGACGTCAGTGGAAAACATACATACAAAGAAGATTTTTTATCAGCAAGTGCAGCGGCAATCAATGGTGGAGTTATCCACGTCGCAGACATGCCAAACAATCCTGTACCACCCATTGATGATGAATCTTACTCCGCCAAACAAGCGCTCACCAAAAAAGCACCCATCCATATTACTTTATATGCAGGGATTGGTCCACATACAAAACCACTCACGAAGAAAGTACCTTATAAAGTGTTTATGGGACCTTCCATTGGCGAACTCTTTTTCCATGACAACCCATCACTCGAAGAAGTGATTCAACATTACCATGACCAAGATGTAAGTTTTCATTGTGAAGACCCAGAAATCTTAATTGCAAACAAAGACCAACCAACACACGAACAAAGACGTCCAAATGAAGCGGAAACAGTTGCCACTGATTTTGCACTATATCTCATCGAAAAATACAATCTCAAAGGAAAACTCTGCCATTACTCTACTAAAGATGGATTGTCCAAAATCATCGCCGCTAAAAAACGTGGCGTGAAAGTCACATGCGAAGTAACACCCACACATTTGATGTTTGACACAGACATGTTGACAGAAACCAACCACAAATGGTTTCAAATGAACCCACCACTTCGAGGAAGAGAAGACCGAGAAGCAATGGTAAAAGGAATTTTAGATGGGCATATTGATTATTTAGCAACCGATCATGCACCGCACTCCATTGAAGAAAAACAAAAAGGAACGAGCGGTATTTCGCAATTAGATACGTATGGACTTTTTGTCACATATATGATATTAAAACTAAACATTCCGATGACTATGATTGCAAAAATCTGCTCGAAAAATCCAGGTGAGTTTGTAGCTCCTTATTTGCCAAAACAGTTTGGAAAAGGTGTTGGGATCATTAATGAAGGTTATGCGGCAAATTTTTCCATTTTGAATTTAAAAAAACCAGTTGAATTTAAAAAATCTATGATTAAAAGTAAGTCCGGATGGTCCCCATTTGAAGGGTTTCAATTCCCAGGTTCCATCGAAGCGGTTTATTATTTAGGCAAAGAAATACATGCAAAATGA
- a CDS encoding EAL domain-containing protein, with product MQNEPFGSKILSGLTVKSLLTEYPNSFQVLDWEGNFVSVTDRFARFLEFEPKEMVGKSILTFTQEDDKENTQDTFKSLDQNPNIVNFENRLITKSGEEVWIIWLLIPLRESKMILGFDRDVTIQKDISFEFLLQQQKYKSIFDNLPMGIAITDEKGKIIETNKTARTYFDIQDGELLNRTLNIRKYTLIQPNGTKIYPRKSSLMRALRHKEVIRNLEIGMIKENKITWFDILATPIPIESFGLAVAFLDITQRRHAEEKIAYMAFFDQLTNLPNRNSLIDKLFPIFEEARRHGNLVGILAIDLDNFKIINDSRGHDFGDKIIKLVAYRIRESIRVYDLISRQGGDEFTVVLPDLSNERDAAVISESILDAMTHPFVIDGERIFVNISIGIALYPTDGKDSNTLLKNADSALNLAKSQGKNCYVFFTEELQTVVAERLEIENRMRIAIIENQFTLMYQPKVDLYTKKPVGVEALIRWRHPERGLISPNVFIPISEETGMILAIGEWVIKSAIKTMREWKDKGVKEISMAVNISTKQFKHERLISTIAENLKLYKVDPHDLEVELTESSVMENADAAVRTMQEIRKLGAKIAIDDFGTGYSSLGYLKKLPISSLKIDRSFVSEITTDKDSKTIIHAVSNLAHNLGLSVVAEGAETESQVQLLAESGVDQIQGFYFAKPMTSEDCLQFLKRELGISD from the coding sequence ATGCAAAATGAGCCTTTCGGCAGTAAAATTCTCTCTGGTCTCACTGTAAAATCCCTCTTAACAGAGTACCCAAATAGTTTTCAAGTATTGGATTGGGAGGGAAATTTTGTTTCTGTTACAGATCGTTTCGCCAGATTTTTAGAATTTGAACCAAAAGAAATGGTCGGAAAGTCCATCCTTACCTTCACACAAGAAGACGACAAAGAAAACACACAAGACACATTTAAAAGTTTAGATCAAAATCCAAATATCGTAAATTTTGAAAACAGACTCATCACCAAATCGGGAGAAGAAGTTTGGATTATTTGGTTACTCATCCCTCTTCGTGAATCTAAAATGATATTAGGATTTGATCGAGATGTCACGATTCAAAAAGACATTTCGTTTGAATTTTTATTACAACAACAAAAGTATAAGTCTATATTTGATAACCTTCCCATGGGCATTGCCATCACGGATGAAAAAGGAAAAATCATAGAAACCAATAAAACGGCAAGGACGTATTTTGACATCCAAGATGGTGAACTTCTAAATCGTACACTAAACATCCGCAAATACACTCTCATCCAACCAAACGGAACTAAAATTTATCCAAGAAAATCAAGTTTGATGCGTGCTCTTCGACACAAAGAAGTGATCCGCAATTTAGAAATTGGGATGATCAAAGAAAATAAAATCACTTGGTTTGATATTTTGGCAACACCGATTCCAATTGAAAGTTTTGGTCTTGCCGTCGCATTTCTTGACATCACCCAACGTAGGCATGCGGAAGAAAAAATTGCTTATATGGCTTTTTTTGACCAACTCACAAACCTGCCAAATCGTAACTCACTCATCGACAAACTCTTTCCAATTTTTGAAGAAGCAAGACGCCACGGAAATTTGGTTGGAATCCTTGCCATTGATTTGGACAATTTTAAAATCATCAATGACTCACGAGGCCATGACTTCGGAGACAAAATCATCAAACTCGTTGCGTATCGAATTCGTGAAAGTATACGAGTGTATGATCTCATCAGTAGACAAGGTGGTGATGAGTTTACAGTAGTGTTACCAGACTTGTCGAATGAACGTGATGCGGCGGTCATCTCAGAATCAATTTTAGATGCCATGACTCATCCTTTTGTGATCGATGGGGAAAGAATTTTTGTGAACATTTCCATTGGGATCGCCTTATACCCAACAGACGGAAAAGATTCGAATACGTTACTCAAAAACGCAGACAGTGCTCTCAATCTTGCCAAGTCACAAGGAAAAAACTGTTATGTGTTTTTCACAGAAGAACTACAGACCGTTGTGGCAGAACGTTTGGAAATCGAAAACCGAATGCGGATTGCCATCATCGAAAATCAATTCACGTTGATGTACCAACCCAAAGTGGATTTATATACGAAAAAACCTGTAGGTGTGGAAGCACTCATTCGCTGGCGTCATCCAGAGCGAGGACTCATTTCACCCAATGTGTTCATTCCAATCTCTGAAGAAACAGGCATGATTCTGGCAATTGGAGAATGGGTGATCAAGTCCGCCATCAAAACTATGCGGGAATGGAAAGATAAAGGTGTAAAAGAAATTTCGATGGCAGTCAACATCTCCACCAAACAGTTTAAACACGAAAGACTCATTTCCACCATTGCAGAAAATTTAAAATTATACAAAGTCGATCCACATGACCTCGAAGTGGAACTCACCGAAAGTTCTGTGATGGAAAATGCGGATGCAGCCGTTCGCACCATGCAAGAGATCAGAAAACTTGGTGCAAAAATCGCCATTGATGATTTTGGAACGGGATACAGTAGTTTGGGATACTTAAAAAAACTACCGATTTCTTCCTTAAAAATTGACCGTTCCTTTGTTTCAGAAATCACCACAGACAAAGATTCAAAAACCATCATTCATGCCGTTTCCAACTTAGCACATAACCTTGGTTTGAGTGTCGTGGCCGAAGGTGCCGAAACCGAATCTCAGGTCCAATTGCTTGCCGAAAGTGGCGTGGACCAAATCCAAGGGTTTTATTTTGCAAAACCAATGACTTCTGAGGATTGCCTTCAATTTCTGAAAAGAGAACTTGGAATTTCGGATTGA